A DNA window from Parabacteroides johnsonii DSM 18315 contains the following coding sequences:
- a CDS encoding VOC family protein: protein MQLTHIAIWTNELERSRDFYIKYFNGKSNEKYVNPKKGFASYFVTFEGGASLEIMQRTDITRETADVFIGLAHFAFSTGSKEKVDVMIERFRSDGYKIVGEPRTTGDGYYEGAVLDPDGNIVEVIA, encoded by the coding sequence ATGCAATTGACTCATATCGCTATTTGGACGAATGAACTGGAACGTTCGCGTGATTTTTATATCAAGTATTTCAACGGGAAAAGCAACGAGAAATATGTGAACCCGAAGAAAGGCTTTGCCTCCTATTTCGTAACCTTCGAAGGAGGAGCTTCGCTTGAAATCATGCAGCGGACCGATATTACCAGAGAAACGGCAGACGTGTTCATCGGACTTGCCCATTTTGCCTTTTCTACCGGATCGAAAGAGAAGGTGGATGTCATGATTGAACGGTTCCGTTCGGACGGCTACAAGATCGTAGGTGAGCCGCGTACCACAGGAGACGGCTACTATGAAGGGGCTGTTTTGGACCCGGATGGTAATATTGTCGAGGTGATCGCTTGA
- a CDS encoding RNA polymerase sigma-70 factor — protein sequence MEYSTDLKAFNQLFADYQGRFIRFANMYVRDMAVAEDFTIEALMQYWENRNTLKADSNVPAYILTIIKNKCINYLQHIQVREDASEHLKNHAEWELNTRISTLEACDPEELFTAEAQEIVNKTLATLPEQTRRIFIMSRYENKPYKEIAETLGMTTKGVEYHITQALKKLHINLKDYIPLFAFLSYMN from the coding sequence ATGGAATATTCAACAGATTTAAAGGCTTTCAATCAATTATTCGCAGATTATCAAGGACGGTTCATCCGCTTTGCGAATATGTATGTGAGGGATATGGCCGTTGCCGAAGATTTCACCATAGAGGCACTGATGCAATACTGGGAAAACCGTAACACGCTAAAGGCCGATTCCAATGTTCCGGCCTATATACTCACGATCATCAAAAACAAATGCATCAACTACCTGCAACATATACAAGTCAGGGAAGATGCCAGCGAACACCTGAAGAATCATGCCGAATGGGAACTGAACACCCGCATTTCCACCCTCGAAGCCTGCGATCCGGAAGAACTGTTTACAGCCGAGGCGCAAGAGATCGTGAACAAGACATTGGCCACCCTGCCCGAACAGACCCGCCGTATTTTCATCATGAGCCGCTACGAAAACAAACCTTACAAAGAGATAGCGGAAACACTCGGTATGACTACCAAAGGCGTGGAATACCACATCACCCAAGCCTTAAAAAAGTTACATATCAACCTGAAAGACTACATTCCATTATTTGCATTCTTATCCTACATGAATTAA
- a CDS encoding Gfo/Idh/MocA family protein, with amino-acid sequence MRNHRTDQLAFRHGIHLLTNYETTWYGSHEAAAQLIRKGEIGEIRKAIFRDGHTGPVERNTHPEMIPWIKDPVLNGGGAVMDFGCYGANLMTWLMDNRKPLSVVSAFQTIKPDQYEEVEDQATVILTYPEAQCILEASWNWPVNMKTSEIYGKNGYIQIPDKETLLIRTGEKSPVQQINPVSRPAPYNNPFSYFCAVVRGSAEEDPQSSLQNNLIVMEILDAAKESAKTGKVIYLK; translated from the coding sequence ATTAGGAATCATCGGACTGACCAACTCGCCTTCCGGCACGGAATACACCTGCTGACCAACTATGAAACGACTTGGTACGGTTCTCATGAGGCAGCCGCACAACTCATACGGAAAGGGGAAATCGGAGAAATACGCAAAGCGATCTTCCGCGACGGACATACTGGCCCGGTAGAACGGAACACGCATCCCGAAATGATCCCCTGGATCAAAGACCCTGTCTTAAACGGTGGTGGTGCTGTGATGGATTTCGGCTGTTACGGGGCCAACTTAATGACTTGGCTGATGGACAACCGAAAACCCCTCTCCGTTGTATCGGCTTTCCAGACCATCAAACCGGATCAATATGAAGAAGTGGAAGACCAGGCCACCGTTATCCTGACCTATCCGGAAGCCCAATGCATCCTCGAAGCCTCTTGGAACTGGCCAGTCAATATGAAGACCTCCGAGATATACGGAAAAAACGGCTATATTCAGATTCCGGATAAAGAAACGCTACTGATCCGTACAGGCGAAAAGTCACCCGTACAACAAATCAACCCGGTAAGCCGCCCCGCCCCCTATAATAACCCGTTCTCCTATTTTTGCGCCGTGGTTAGAGGAAGTGCAGAAGAAGATCCCCAGTCATCCCTGCAGAATAATCTGATTGTAATGGAAATTCTTGATGCAGCGAAAGAATCGGCAAAAACAGGAAAGGTAATCTATCTGAAATAA
- a CDS encoding CvpA family protein has product MNWLDITLLCLAGIGFVKGLFDGVIKQVVSLIALLVGIFFCTKAALWLRGYILALGWFPEQGVTVLSYVAGFLLIVGVILLAGEILTRVVGATPLSVLNHLAGGVLGFCFMMAFISLLLNGMEMIDKGSVLIPRGAKVESRFYNSVKEIIPTIYFQNLFFKEE; this is encoded by the coding sequence ATGAACTGGTTGGACATTACATTGCTATGTCTGGCAGGAATAGGATTTGTGAAAGGCCTGTTTGATGGAGTCATCAAACAGGTTGTTTCGCTTATAGCCCTTTTGGTCGGGATCTTTTTTTGTACGAAGGCGGCACTCTGGTTGCGCGGATATATATTGGCATTGGGCTGGTTTCCCGAACAAGGGGTGACGGTGCTCAGCTACGTGGCGGGCTTTCTGCTGATCGTGGGTGTCATATTGCTGGCGGGTGAGATTCTGACTCGTGTCGTGGGGGCGACGCCGCTGAGTGTCCTGAACCATCTGGCGGGCGGTGTCTTGGGATTTTGTTTTATGATGGCGTTTATCAGCCTTCTGCTGAACGGTATGGAGATGATAGACAAGGGATCGGTTCTGATCCCGCGTGGGGCAAAGGTCGAATCCCGTTTTTATAATTCAGTCAAAGAAATAATCCCAACCATTTACTTCCAAAATTTGTTTTTTAAGGAGGAATAG
- the sufB gene encoding Fe-S cluster assembly protein SufB, with product MEDSNDILNEVTTGDYKYGFVTDIDTEVIHRGLDEETVRIISAKKNEPEWLLEFRLKAFRHWQTLEMPAWPHLNIPPIDYQDIIYYAAPKKKEGPKSLDEVDPELMKTFDKLGIPLHERAQLSGMAVDAVMDSVSVKTTFKETLAEKGIIFSSFSEAVQHHPDLVQKYLGSVVSYRDNFFAALNSAVFSDGSFVYIPKGVRCPMELSTYFRINAANTGQFERTLIVADDEAYVSYLEGCTAPMRDENQLHAAIVEIVAHERAEVKYSTVQNWYPGDKEGKGGIYNFVTKRGLCKGEGSKISWTQVETGSAITWKYPSCILAGDNSVGEFYSVAVTNNYQQADTGTKMIHLGRNTRSTIVSKGISAGHSQNSYRGLVKVSPRAEGARNHSQCDSLLLSSTCGAHTFPYTDIQNETAVVEHEATTSKISEEQLFYCRQRGISVEEAVGLIVNGYAREVMNKLPMEFAVEAQKLLTISLEGSVG from the coding sequence ATGGAAGATTCAAACGACATACTAAATGAGGTGACGACCGGTGACTATAAGTACGGATTCGTTACCGATATAGATACGGAGGTGATTCATCGAGGATTGGACGAAGAGACTGTCCGTATTATCTCTGCCAAGAAGAATGAACCGGAATGGCTGCTTGAATTCCGCTTGAAAGCCTTCCGCCACTGGCAGACATTGGAGATGCCTGCTTGGCCTCACCTGAATATACCGCCGATCGACTATCAGGATATCATCTACTATGCCGCCCCGAAGAAGAAGGAGGGCCCGAAGAGCCTGGACGAGGTCGATCCGGAACTGATGAAAACTTTCGACAAGCTGGGTATCCCTTTACACGAACGTGCACAACTCAGTGGAATGGCGGTCGATGCCGTGATGGACAGCGTCTCTGTAAAGACGACGTTCAAGGAGACACTTGCCGAGAAAGGCATTATCTTCAGCTCTTTCAGCGAGGCTGTCCAGCATCATCCTGACTTGGTCCAGAAGTATCTGGGAAGTGTGGTCAGTTATCGTGATAACTTCTTTGCTGCATTGAACTCGGCGGTGTTCTCGGACGGTTCGTTTGTCTATATCCCGAAAGGTGTGCGTTGCCCGATGGAGCTTTCCACTTACTTCCGTATCAATGCGGCTAATACCGGACAGTTCGAACGTACATTGATCGTAGCGGATGATGAAGCCTACGTCAGCTATCTCGAAGGCTGTACCGCCCCAATGCGCGACGAGAACCAGCTTCATGCCGCTATTGTCGAAATCGTAGCGCACGAACGGGCCGAAGTAAAATATTCTACTGTCCAGAACTGGTATCCGGGCGATAAGGAAGGAAAGGGAGGAATCTACAACTTCGTGACTAAGCGCGGACTGTGCAAGGGCGAAGGAAGCAAGATCTCCTGGACACAGGTGGAGACCGGTTCCGCCATCACCTGGAAATATCCGAGTTGTATCCTGGCTGGTGATAATTCGGTTGGTGAGTTCTACTCGGTGGCCGTCACCAACAATTACCAGCAGGCCGATACCGGTACGAAGATGATCCATCTCGGGCGGAATACCCGCAGTACGATCGTCTCGAAGGGGATCTCCGCCGGACATAGCCAGAACAGCTATCGTGGCTTGGTGAAAGTTTCTCCCCGTGCCGAAGGTGCCCGTAACCATAGCCAGTGCGACAGCCTGTTGCTTAGTTCGACCTGTGGCGCCCATACCTTCCCCTATACCGATATCCAGAACGAAACGGCGGTAGTGGAACATGAAGCGACGACGAGCAAGATCAGCGAGGAGCAGTTGTTCTATTGCAGGCAGCGTGGTATCTCGGTGGAAGAAGCGGTCGGCCTGATTGTAAACGGATATGCCCGCGAGGTAATGAACAAGCTTCCTATGGAATTTGCCGTGGAGGCCCAGAAGCTGTTGACCATTTCTTTAGAGGGAAGCGTAGGATGA
- the rimP gene encoding ribosome assembly cofactor RimP, whose product MIEKDVISRLVEEKLASSGNYLVDVVIKPGNLIIIEIDNDEGVCIDDCAELSRYVEGHLDRDVEDFELEVGSAGITSPFKVLRQYVKNIGNEVEMLLKSGTKLTGVLKSADENGVVVTVEKQVKPEGAKRKVTVQEDQSYTFDEIKYTKYLIRFK is encoded by the coding sequence ATGATTGAAAAGGACGTGATAAGTCGGTTGGTAGAAGAAAAATTAGCTTCTTCCGGCAATTATTTAGTAGATGTAGTAATTAAACCAGGTAACCTGATTATCATAGAAATAGATAATGATGAGGGTGTTTGTATCGATGACTGCGCGGAGTTGAGCCGCTATGTGGAAGGTCACCTGGATCGGGATGTGGAGGACTTCGAGCTGGAAGTCGGCTCCGCTGGTATAACTTCTCCGTTTAAAGTGCTTCGCCAATATGTGAAAAATATAGGCAACGAAGTGGAAATGCTGCTTAAAAGCGGTACGAAGTTGACCGGTGTATTGAAGTCGGCTGACGAGAACGGGGTGGTAGTCACTGTTGAAAAACAAGTGAAACCCGAAGGAGCCAAGCGTAAAGTGACTGTCCAGGAAGATCAGTCATATACATTCGATGAAATAAAATATACAAAATACCTAATAAGATTCAAGTAA
- the nusA gene encoding transcription termination factor NusA, whose translation MAKKEETISMIDTLAEFKELKNIDKDTMISVLEDSFRNVIAKMFGTDENYDVIINPEKGDFEIWRNRTVVADDELEDENLQLTLTEARKIDADCEVGEEVTDEVHFADFGRRAILNLRQTLASKILELQKDSLFAKYKDKIGNIIAADVYQVWKKEILLLDDEGNELLLPKTEQIPTDFYRKGETVRAIVQRVDNYNNNPKIILSRTDKLFLQRLFELEVPEINDGLITIKAIARIPGERAKIAVESYDDRIDPVGACVGMKGSRIHGIVRELRNENIDVINYTSNISLFIQRALSPAKISSIRVNEEERKAEVYLHPDEVSLAIGKGGLNIKLACMLTEYAIDVFRDLEGADEEDIYLDEFSDEIDSWVIEALKNIGCYTAKSVLAMSREEIIERADLEEQTVDEVLAILSAEFEEEQDETQE comes from the coding sequence ATGGCCAAGAAAGAGGAAACAATCAGTATGATTGACACACTTGCTGAGTTCAAGGAGTTGAAAAATATAGATAAGGATACGATGATCAGCGTGTTGGAAGACTCATTCCGCAACGTGATCGCTAAAATGTTCGGTACGGATGAAAATTACGACGTAATTATCAACCCGGAAAAAGGTGACTTCGAGATCTGGAGAAACCGTACGGTTGTCGCCGATGACGAACTGGAAGATGAGAATCTTCAGCTGACACTGACCGAGGCCCGTAAGATCGATGCCGACTGTGAAGTGGGCGAAGAGGTAACCGACGAAGTGCATTTTGCCGATTTCGGACGTCGTGCCATTCTGAACCTGCGCCAGACGCTGGCTTCAAAGATACTTGAATTGCAGAAAGACAGCTTGTTTGCTAAATATAAAGACAAAATCGGCAATATCATCGCTGCCGATGTTTACCAGGTATGGAAGAAAGAGATCCTGTTGTTGGACGACGAGGGTAATGAGTTGCTGCTCCCGAAAACAGAACAGATCCCGACAGACTTTTACCGTAAAGGTGAAACTGTACGTGCTATCGTACAGCGGGTGGACAACTACAACAACAATCCGAAGATCATCCTTTCCCGTACAGACAAATTATTCTTGCAGCGTTTGTTCGAACTTGAAGTGCCGGAAATCAACGATGGCCTGATCACCATCAAGGCGATTGCCCGTATTCCGGGAGAGAGAGCAAAAATTGCCGTCGAGTCGTACGATGACCGTATCGACCCGGTTGGCGCTTGCGTCGGAATGAAAGGTTCCCGTATTCACGGTATCGTTCGCGAGCTGAGAAACGAGAACATCGATGTTATTAATTATACATCTAATATATCGCTGTTTATCCAGCGTGCATTAAGCCCGGCAAAAATTTCCTCTATACGAGTGAATGAAGAAGAACGTAAGGCAGAGGTTTATCTTCATCCTGATGAGGTTTCATTGGCTATCGGTAAAGGTGGTTTGAATATCAAGCTTGCCTGTATGCTGACCGAATATGCCATCGATGTTTTCCGAGATCTGGAAGGTGCAGATGAAGAGGATATCTATTTGGATGAATTCTCGGATGAAATCGACAGCTGGGTAATCGAAGCACTGAAGAATATCGGGTGCTACACGGCGAAGAGCGTATTGGCTATGAGCCGCGAAGAGATTATAGAACGTGCCGACCTCGAAGAACAGACTGTTGACGAGGTACTTGCTATTTTATCTGCCGAATTTGAAGAAGAACAGGATGAAACCCAGGAATAA
- the infB gene encoding translation initiation factor IF-2, with product MPIKLIQVQRKLNVGINTVVEFLRKKGFEVEDNNPNTRIGDEQYALLVKEFGKDLPNGGRERERVVPERPHREASSVKEEKSSEIKTVIPEEFKPKIVTKGRIDLDRSHKKVQEVQHQPVSAPVEKKVEKPVEATSATKTAEAPVQEVKAPEAKAPEVKEPEAKMPEVKVPEVKQQPEEIKEEKVIVVEKEPAEVIKPEPVQEPKAANVESTTVTAEPAAPAGNGSEEELFRLNTPKFESKIKVTGKIDLNALNQSTRPKKKTKEERKKEREDKREKFAGNKPGQQSGNGPFNKGPKDGTARPGAPVKPGEGGADAKKKRNRIKKDRVDVNNTPGTNARPSRPNDDRKPRLRKPVKAEISEEDVQKQVKETLARLTNKGNKNNKGAKYRRDKRDAIQKREHELMEQEEMESKVLKLTEFVTANDLANMMDVPVTQVIATCMSIGIMVSINQRLDAETINIVAEEFGFKTEYVSAEVVEAIKADEEDDNEEDWVARPPIVTVMGHVDHGKTSLLDNIRNANVIAGEAGGITQHIGAYNVKLQSGRRITFLDTPGHEAFTAMRARGAKVTDIAIIIVAADDNVMPQTVEAINHASAAGVPIVFAINKIDKPHANPDKIKEELANMNYLVEDWGGKYQSQEISAKKGMGVEDLLEKVLLEADLLDLKANPKRRAVGSIIESSLDKGRGYVSTVLVENGTLKVGDIVLAGTHFGRVKAMFNERNQRIEKAGPSEPALILGLNGAPQAGDTFNVLETDQEAREIANRREQLQRELGLRTQKMLTLDDIGRRIAVGNFQELNVIVKGDVDGSVEALSDSLIRLSTEEIQVNVIHKAVGQISESDVVLAAASDAIIIGFQVRPALPARRLAEKEGVEIRLYSIIYDAIEEVKSAMEGMLSPEIKEEITANVEVLQVFKITKVGTIAGCMVREGKIKRSNKVRVIRDGIVVHAGELESLKRFKDDVKEVVAGLDCGLNLVNYNDIQVGDIIEAYEETEIKKTL from the coding sequence ATGCCCATAAAATTAATACAAGTACAAAGGAAATTAAATGTAGGAATCAACACGGTTGTTGAGTTTCTACGCAAGAAAGGGTTCGAGGTTGAGGATAACAATCCCAACACGCGAATCGGTGATGAACAGTATGCTTTGCTCGTAAAAGAGTTTGGAAAAGATTTACCGAACGGCGGACGTGAGCGTGAGCGGGTCGTGCCCGAACGTCCTCACAGGGAAGCTTCTTCTGTGAAAGAAGAAAAGAGTTCGGAAATAAAGACTGTAATACCGGAAGAATTCAAGCCTAAAATTGTGACAAAGGGCCGGATTGATCTGGACAGATCGCATAAAAAAGTGCAGGAGGTACAGCATCAGCCTGTTTCCGCTCCTGTGGAAAAGAAAGTGGAGAAGCCTGTGGAGGCGACCTCTGCTACAAAAACTGCTGAAGCTCCGGTTCAGGAGGTGAAAGCCCCTGAAGCAAAAGCTCCCGAAGTGAAGGAACCTGAGGCAAAAATGCCTGAAGTGAAAGTCCCGGAAGTGAAACAGCAGCCTGAGGAGATAAAAGAAGAAAAAGTTATAGTAGTGGAAAAGGAACCAGCAGAAGTGATTAAACCGGAGCCTGTACAGGAGCCGAAAGCTGCAAATGTAGAGTCAACGACCGTGACCGCGGAACCGGCAGCACCTGCCGGCAACGGTTCGGAGGAAGAATTATTCCGGTTGAATACTCCGAAGTTCGAGTCGAAAATCAAGGTAACAGGGAAGATAGACCTGAACGCGTTGAATCAGTCTACCCGTCCGAAGAAAAAGACGAAGGAGGAACGCAAGAAAGAGCGTGAAGACAAGCGAGAGAAGTTCGCCGGTAACAAGCCGGGGCAACAGTCGGGTAACGGGCCTTTCAACAAGGGACCGAAAGACGGAACGGCAAGACCCGGTGCTCCTGTCAAACCGGGAGAAGGTGGTGCGGATGCAAAGAAAAAACGTAACCGTATCAAGAAAGACCGCGTAGACGTGAACAATACGCCGGGAACCAACGCACGTCCGTCTCGTCCGAACGACGATCGCAAGCCACGCCTGCGCAAGCCGGTGAAGGCGGAGATCAGCGAGGAAGATGTACAGAAGCAGGTAAAGGAAACCCTGGCCCGTCTGACCAACAAGGGGAATAAAAATAATAAAGGTGCCAAGTACCGTCGCGACAAACGCGATGCCATCCAGAAGCGTGAACACGAACTGATGGAACAGGAAGAAATGGAAAGCAAGGTATTGAAGCTGACCGAATTCGTGACAGCCAACGACCTCGCCAACATGATGGATGTTCCGGTTACACAGGTTATTGCGACTTGTATGAGTATCGGTATCATGGTTTCCATCAATCAACGTCTGGATGCGGAAACAATTAATATCGTAGCCGAAGAGTTTGGCTTCAAGACTGAATATGTAAGTGCCGAAGTGGTGGAAGCCATTAAGGCCGATGAAGAAGACGACAACGAAGAAGATTGGGTGGCGCGTCCTCCTATCGTGACTGTGATGGGACACGTTGACCATGGTAAGACTTCTTTGCTGGATAACATCCGTAATGCAAATGTTATTGCCGGTGAAGCCGGAGGTATCACGCAGCACATCGGTGCTTACAACGTGAAGTTGCAGAGCGGACGCCGTATCACGTTCCTGGATACGCCGGGTCACGAGGCCTTTACCGCTATGCGTGCCCGTGGTGCCAAGGTGACGGATATCGCGATTATTATTGTGGCTGCCGACGATAATGTCATGCCGCAGACTGTCGAAGCGATTAACCATGCTTCGGCTGCCGGTGTGCCTATCGTGTTTGCTATCAATAAGATAGATAAGCCGCATGCTAATCCCGACAAGATCAAGGAGGAACTGGCTAATATGAATTACCTGGTTGAAGACTGGGGCGGTAAGTATCAGAGCCAGGAAATTTCTGCCAAGAAGGGTATGGGTGTAGAGGACCTGTTGGAAAAAGTATTGCTGGAAGCTGACTTGCTCGACTTGAAGGCTAATCCGAAGAGACGTGCCGTTGGCTCCATCATCGAGTCTTCGCTCGACAAAGGACGTGGATATGTTTCTACCGTGCTGGTTGAAAACGGAACGTTGAAGGTCGGTGATATCGTATTGGCCGGAACTCATTTCGGTCGTGTAAAAGCGATGTTCAACGAACGTAACCAGCGTATCGAAAAGGCTGGTCCGTCCGAACCGGCGCTGATCCTCGGTCTGAACGGTGCTCCGCAGGCCGGCGATACGTTCAACGTACTGGAGACAGATCAGGAAGCCCGTGAAATTGCCAACCGCCGCGAACAGTTGCAGCGCGAGTTGGGTCTGCGTACGCAGAAGATGCTTACATTGGATGATATCGGTCGCCGTATCGCAGTCGGCAACTTCCAGGAACTGAACGTGATCGTGAAGGGTGACGTGGACGGTTCGGTAGAAGCGTTGTCAGACTCTCTGATCCGTCTGTCTACAGAGGAAATCCAGGTGAATGTGATCCATAAGGCTGTCGGCCAGATTTCCGAATCGGATGTCGTACTGGCTGCCGCTTCCGATGCGATCATCATCGGGTTCCAGGTGCGTCCGGCATTGCCTGCACGTCGTCTGGCAGAGAAAGAAGGAGTCGAAATCCGTCTGTATTCGATCATCTACGATGCGATTGAAGAAGTGAAGAGTGCTATGGAAGGTATGCTTTCACCGGAAATCAAGGAAGAGATCACGGCCAACGTGGAAGTGCTTCAGGTATTCAAGATCACGAAAGTGGGGACGATTGCCGGATGTATGGTACGTGAAGGTAAGATCAAGCGTTCGAATAAGGTGCGTGTGATCCGTGACGGTATCGTGGTCCATGCTGGTGAGCTGGAATCTTTGAAGCGTTTCAAAGACGATGTGAAAGAAGTGGTTGCCGGATTGGATTGCGGTTTGAACTTGGTGAACTACAATGATATCCAGGTGGGCGATATCATCGAGGCATACGAAGAAACGGAAATCAAGAAGACATTGTAA
- the sufD gene encoding Fe-S cluster assembly protein SufD, producing the protein MSDMKAEQQYIDLFTRYEDLIRRHASGVQNAPRTQALADLERLGFPTVKSEDYKYTDVAQAFAPDYGVNINRLDIPVNPYDVFRCDVPNLSTSLYFVVNDTFYDKMLPKAHLPEGVYAGGMRTFMEKYPEVASRYYGKAAPTGKDGIVALNTMLAQDGFVVYVPEGVVVERPIQLVNIFRSDVDTMANRRILVIMEARSEAKLLVCDHSIDDVKFLATQVVEIFAGEGAFFDYYDLEESSVSTTRFASVHVKQEAGSNVLVNGITLNNGLTRNNYYIELNGEQAEATLCGMSILDKEQQLDTYSHITHAVPYCTSNELFKNVLDDHAVGAFSGRILVKEDAQKTAAYQTNRNLCATREARMYSKPQLEIYADDVKCSHGMTTGQLDENALFYMQSRGIPRDEARMLLSVAFTSDVIDYVRLDALKDRLHKLVEKRFRGELARCAGCRICK; encoded by the coding sequence ATGAGTGACATGAAGGCTGAACAACAATATATTGATCTTTTCACCCGCTATGAGGACCTGATCCGTCGCCATGCCTCAGGCGTGCAGAATGCACCCCGCACACAGGCTTTGGCTGATTTGGAGCGGTTGGGCTTTCCGACGGTGAAGAGTGAAGATTATAAATATACCGATGTGGCCCAGGCTTTTGCTCCGGACTATGGGGTGAATATCAATCGTCTCGATATCCCGGTCAATCCGTATGACGTATTCCGTTGTGACGTCCCCAACCTGAGTACTTCTCTTTATTTTGTGGTGAACGATACTTTCTATGACAAGATGTTGCCGAAAGCCCATCTTCCCGAAGGCGTTTATGCCGGGGGGATGCGTACTTTCATGGAGAAATATCCCGAAGTAGCCTCCCGTTATTACGGTAAAGCGGCTCCGACCGGTAAGGATGGTATCGTTGCTTTGAACACGATGCTGGCTCAGGATGGTTTTGTGGTCTATGTGCCGGAAGGTGTCGTTGTGGAGCGTCCGATCCAATTGGTGAATATTTTCCGTAGTGATGTGGACACGATGGCGAATCGCCGTATCCTGGTGATTATGGAGGCCCGTTCGGAAGCCAAACTGCTGGTGTGCGACCATAGCATCGACGATGTCAAGTTCTTAGCGACACAGGTTGTCGAAATTTTTGCGGGCGAAGGCGCCTTCTTCGATTACTACGACCTCGAAGAGAGCAGCGTGTCAACTACTCGTTTTGCCTCCGTACATGTGAAGCAGGAAGCGGGAAGTAATGTTTTGGTGAATGGTATCACACTGAATAACGGCCTTACCCGTAATAACTATTATATCGAGCTGAACGGCGAACAGGCTGAAGCGACTTTGTGCGGTATGTCGATCCTGGATAAGGAACAGCAGCTGGACACCTACAGCCATATTACGCATGCCGTACCTTATTGCACCAGCAACGAGCTGTTCAAGAATGTCTTGGATGACCATGCGGTCGGTGCGTTCAGCGGCCGTATCTTAGTGAAGGAAGATGCACAGAAGACAGCGGCCTATCAGACGAATCGCAATCTTTGCGCGACCCGTGAAGCCCGCATGTACAGCAAGCCCCAGTTGGAAATCTATGCCGACGATGTGAAATGTTCGCATGGTATGACCACCGGACAGTTGGACGAAAACGCCTTGTTCTATATGCAGAGCCGCGGCATTCCTCGTGATGAGGCACGCATGTTACTGAGTGTAGCTTTCACCTCGGATGTGATTGACTATGTACGTCTGGATGCCTTAAAAGACCGTCTGCACAAATTGGTAGAAAAACGTTTTCGCGGAGAACTGGCGAGATGCGCCGGTTGTCGGATTTGTAAATAA
- the sufC gene encoding Fe-S cluster assembly ATPase SufC has translation MLEIKNLHANINGKEILKGINLSVKAGEVHAIMGPNGSGKSTLSSVLVGNPAFDVTEGEVIFNGKNLLDLEPEDRSREGIFLSFQYPVEIPGVSMVNFMRAALNEHRKYKGLEPVSATDFLKLMREKRAIVELDNKLASRSVNEGFSGGEKKRNEIFQMAMLEPKLAILDETDSGLDIDALRIVANGVNQLRTPENAAIVITHYQRLLDYIKPDVVHVLYKGRIVKTAGPELALELEEKGYDWIKKEMGDE, from the coding sequence ATGTTAGAGATAAAAAATTTACATGCCAATATCAATGGCAAAGAAATATTGAAAGGGATCAACCTTTCTGTCAAGGCGGGTGAGGTACACGCTATTATGGGGCCGAACGGTTCCGGAAAAAGTACCTTGAGCAGTGTGTTGGTCGGTAATCCGGCATTCGATGTAACGGAAGGGGAGGTGATCTTCAATGGTAAGAACCTGCTGGATCTCGAACCGGAAGATCGTAGTCGCGAAGGTATTTTTCTGAGTTTTCAGTATCCGGTGGAGATTCCGGGGGTCAGCATGGTGAACTTCATGCGTGCCGCTCTGAACGAACATCGTAAATACAAAGGACTGGAACCTGTATCGGCTACCGATTTCCTGAAACTGATGCGTGAGAAGCGTGCGATTGTCGAACTAGACAATAAGCTGGCGAGCCGCAGCGTGAACGAAGGGTTTTCGGGCGGTGAGAAGAAGCGGAACGAAATTTTCCAGATGGCGATGTTGGAACCGAAGCTGGCGATTCTCGATGAAACGGACAGCGGTTTGGATATCGATGCCCTCCGTATCGTGGCAAATGGTGTGAACCAATTGCGTACACCTGAGAATGCGGCTATCGTTATCACGCACTATCAGCGTCTGCTGGATTATATCAAGCCTGATGTTGTACATGTCCTCTACAAAGGACGTATCGTCAAGACAGCCGGTCCCGAACTGGCCCTCGAGCTCGAAGAAAAAGGTTACGACTGGATCAAGAAAGAGATGGGAGATGAGTGA